A window of Desulfobulbus oralis genomic DNA:
GCCCGGCCGGCTGCCCTGCTGTCAGGTTTTTTCATCACGCCTGCCCGATGTGTTGTTGACAAAGTCCTGCACTCCACGAAAACTCATCCGGTGCTCAGGGCAGGGGCCGAAGCGGGCAATGGCATCCCGGTGTGCCCTGGTGGGATAGCCTTTGTTCTGCAGCCAGCCGTAGCGGGGATATTTTTCGTGGAGCTCTGCCATGAGCCGGTCCCGGTGGACCTTGGCCAGAATGGAAGCTGCGGCGATGGCGGCGCTCCTGCTCTCGCCGCGCACCAGTGTTTGCTGGGCCACGTTCAGGGGCATGGGAAACTTGCCGTCCACCAGCAGACAGGCGGGCAGGGCGCCGTTTTTCTCCGCACAGGAGAGCGCTGCCCGCTTCATGGCCAAAAGCGAGGCCTGCAGAATATTGATCCGGTCGATTTCCTGCGCGCTTGCCAGACCCAGGCCAAAGATTGCACCGTTTTCGTGCAGGATCCGGAAGAGCAGTTCCCGCTCTTTTTCGCTGGTTATCTTCGAGTCGCGGAAGATGCGGTACTCGCAGTCCGGCGGCAGAATGACGCAGGCCGCCACAACCGGCCCGGCCAAAGGCCCCCGGCCGGCCTCGTCCACACCCGCGACCGGCCTGATCCCCCGGGCCATGAGGCCGCGCTCGATGGCAAAGGTGTCGGCCGGATTTTTGACGGCAGGCAGGGGCAGGGTGGCAGTATCACGCCGGCGGCTCATGGCGCGCTCGCTTGCTGGCAGATGGCATACAAAAAACTCCGAAGGCCAGATGCAGGCGCTTGCCGTGCACATGGACTCCGGAGCTGGAAAGGCAGGCCGGCAATGCCGCCTGTTTACCTGTTCAGGCCACGCTCACGGATGCGGGCCGCCTTGCCGCGCAGTTCACGCAGATAGTAGAGACGGGAACGCCGCACCCGCCCCCGGGTCACAATTTCCACCTTCTCGAGCCTGGGGGAATGCAGGGCAAAGGTCTTTTCCACGCCCACGCCATGGGAGATCTTGCGCACCGTGAAGGTGGCGTTCATGTTGCCGCGCTTCCGGCGGATGACCACGCCCTGATACACCTGGACGCGCTCCTTGTTGCCTTCAATGATGCGGATATGCACCTTGACCGTGTCGCCGGGGCGAAAATCGGGCATATCGAAACGCATCTGCTCCAAATCAATCCTTTCAATGATATTCATAAT
This region includes:
- the rplS gene encoding 50S ribosomal protein L19; translated protein: MNIIERIDLEQMRFDMPDFRPGDTVKVHIRIIEGNKERVQVYQGVVIRRKRGNMNATFTVRKISHGVGVEKTFALHSPRLEKVEIVTRGRVRRSRLYYLRELRGKAARIRERGLNR
- a CDS encoding ribonuclease HII, producing MSRRRDTATLPLPAVKNPADTFAIERGLMARGIRPVAGVDEAGRGPLAGPVVAACVILPPDCEYRIFRDSKITSEKERELLFRILHENGAIFGLGLASAQEIDRINILQASLLAMKRAALSCAEKNGALPACLLVDGKFPMPLNVAQQTLVRGESRSAAIAAASILAKVHRDRLMAELHEKYPRYGWLQNKGYPTRAHRDAIARFGPCPEHRMSFRGVQDFVNNTSGRRDEKT